The Anopheles gambiae chromosome 2, idAnoGambNW_F1_1, whole genome shotgun sequence genomic sequence GGCGGGCTTGGTAATGCCCTGGATGTTATCCCGCAGCACTTTTCGGTGACGCTTGGCTCCTCCTTTACCCAGaccttttcctccctttcctcTTCCAGTCATGATGAGCACAGGATTGTACGTTCACGATGTTCACACTTCAAATTGACGATCACAAATGAGCGTTTTTGAGCTCAACGTCCCTATTTATACTTTTTCATCCACGCATTCCCTCTTGCTCTTAAGATGAGAGAAAACAAGGGTTGGCAAGCGTATGAATAAAGCTGTTGTTCGAGCAGTTTCATCATTTAAcgttcaacttttgtcaaataAACAAGTTCGCTCCGTGCTCAACGAAACCTACGCTCCCGAAGTGAAATGGCTCGTACCAAGCAAACCGCTCGTAAATCGACTGGAGGTAAGGCTCCTCGCAAGCAGCTGGCCACCAAGGCTGCTCGTAAAAGTGCCCCGGCCACCGGAGGAGTGAAGAAGCCGCATCGTTACCGTCCGGGAACGGTGGCCCTCCGAGAAATCCGTCGCTACCAGAAGTCGACCGAGCTGCTCATCCGCAAGCTGCCCTTCCAGCGCTTGGTGCGTGAGATCGCCCAGGACTTCAAGACTGATCTCCGCTTCCAGAGCTCAGCCGTCATGGCGCTGCAGGAAGCCAGCGAGGCGTATCTGGTTGGTCTGTTCGAAGACACGAATCTGTGCGCCATCCACGCCAAGCGCGTCACCATCATGCCCAAGGACATCCAGCTGGCCCGTCGCATCCGCGGAGAGCGTGCCTAAATCGTCCATGCATCCGGAAGCGGTCCCTGTCTAAACGGGGCATTTCCTACTCAAAACGGTCCTTTTCAGGACCACCAATACTGTTGAACATTCCAAGAATCTTCTTTCGATTGCTATTATGAAATTGTACATACGAATGCAAGCCTTCACGTATGTCGTTTTGTTATAACGAGGAAAGtgtgaaaagggggaaaatttgttttaaataatcaatGTTATGGGAggtattttaactttttcttgTCAAAGTTTCGCTTTTTAATAGGGCATCTGAGGATTTTGACTATATTGATCAATACTTTATTACCATCTATATAACCTATGACTATTATACCAACATCGCTGCTTACAACAAACTACGAACGAATAGTATGACtatatattttacaacaaatgTTCAACTCAAACAGCTTAACTGATGCTTATACAAACGTGAATTAAAATGCTCAAGAAGACGACCCTTCAATACTTATAAGCAAgtttaaaatcgaacaaatctatTACAACATTTGACTCACGACACATAAGCTGCTATTGGTTGCTTTGTCGATAAATTATCCTCGTATGCGCgaggaaaatttaatttaaaaaaatgattgtcATACAACGAGCGAAACGACTTCTATTCATAATTCATGACACACGAAActccattttcaatttcacctcGCAAAACGCTTCCAATCAGTGCGgacttttttcatgtttttttttttaaacgtgcTAAGGttctatttaacattaatatttaCAATGAACAACGCAGAACTTTAATGTCAATCACAGCATCATTGTTTCCAATACAAAGTTCGCAAACAAACTTAGGATATGGCTGCGTTTACCTGCACTAATGCCATTTAGTACaggcaaacgcaacaaactgAACAATAACGTTGACGAAGACGGACACCCTGAAATTAAAGCGCTAATTCGCTGGTGCAGATGAAACGAAGGATAATTCTTTGTTTGAAGGCGGTTTGTGGTCCTGAAAAGGACCGATTTGAGAGAACGAAGCCAATCATTTCAGTGGCTTACTTCGAGCTGGTGTACTTTGTGACAGCCTTCGTTCCTTCGGAGACGGCGTGCTTGGCAAGCTCAccaggcagcagcagacgaaCAGCGGTTTGGATTTCGCGGGACGTGATCGTCGAACGCTTGTTGTAGTGCGCCAAGCGGGATGCCTCAGCAGCAATGCGTTCGAAGATATCGTTGACGAAACTGTTCATGATGCTCATGGCCTTCGAAGAGATGCCAGTATCCGGGTGGACTTGCTTCAACACTTTGTAGATGTAAATAGCGTAGCTTTCCTTGCGGGTCTtgcgcttctttttcttgtcggacttggaaatatttttctggGCCTTGCCAGACTTCTTCGCAGCTTTTCCACTGGTTTTGGGTGCCATTTCGACGGAAAAATTCACTCAACACTGGGACACGATGTGTATGATTCAACGGGTGATTGCGTTCTAGAAAAATTCCGAGCTCTCCGATCGCTTATAACGGGCTGTGAGAGAGAATACGTATCGTGCAGCTCGAAAAATTCCAAACGAGTATCGGGCAGCACGAATAAGCTGCTATATAAGCATCGGTCGGGTCAAAATTGTTCTATTATAAAAAGACCCTTCTCAAGGAGAACATCGTGTTGTTGGTGATCCCTTACAAACGTACCCCAATCAAATCTAACCATGTCTGGCCgtggaaagggaggaaaggTAAAGGGAAAGGCAAAGTCCCGTTCCAACCGTGCCGGTCTTCAGTTCCCCGTTGGCCGTATTCATCGTCTCCTGCGCAAGGGTAACTATGCCGAGCGCGTCGGTGCCGGAGCACCCGTGTATCTGGCAGCCGTCATGGAATACTTGGCCGCTGAAGTGCTTGAGTTGGCCGGAAACGCTGCCCGTGACAACAAGAAGACGCGCATCATCCCGCGTCATCTGCAGCTGGCCATCCGCAACGACGAGGAGTTGAACAAGCTGCTGTCCGGAGTAACCATCGCTCAGGGTGGTGTGCTGCCTAACATTCAGGCCGTGCTGCTGCCCAAGAAGACCGAAAAGAAGGCTTAAACGGTGTGACAAAGCTTCCTTCATCTCAAACCCAAAACCGTCCTTTTCAGGGCGACAAATTACTTTGCCAAAgacattttattcgatttatgCTGTTATGGGAGAaccagaaggaaaaaaatccaGATATATCAAGAACCGTGCTTGAAACTGTgtacaaaatgtaaatgaaaaaatgtgccgtcctttggcacaaaaagcatcccttaatattttcaattctGTAACCTCTCACTACGAATTCTACAAAATGCAGCATATCATAAGCGATGCATAAGATTTTCCAGGTAGCTTGTTCAAGAGGGTTGGTTTTACCATATACATGCAACCAGTGATACCTGCGTGTTGACCTTTTTCTGAAAACAGTAAAGGACACTTTTACCTGATTTATCGTTAACCACGGGAAAATGTTGAAAGGGTCGATTGTCGAAAAATGTTGTGCGTTTAGGTAGCCTTAGGTTCTCACAAAAGTTTGGCTTTCAATATATCGGGAAACGTTGACAATGGCTTTAAAAAAGTTGGACCAAAAATTAGGAAGGTTCAAATAAACAACCATACTTATTAATGTTTCCCTTCACCCTTCATCTTAATCACCAGTTACCCAAATTTGTGAagcattttaaagtgtttcgttgtttgaaacaataaaatgatttGCAATGTAGGAATGCATATAAAATACAAAGTATTGAAATGCCCTAACGCATATGCAACTCCACATTCAATAACGCCGTCTAGTGGTGATCAAAGTCCCTGCAACCAGTAGTAACGCCATCTAAATAattggtaaaagtaaggctcagtgATCTACGTTACATATGAGAAGCGTTACATGCCTTTTAAAATTCCCAAGCAGTATTTTTGAAAAGCTCAtaaacaccccaaaagctttcaattttagtaacatttcctatgattagaaagtataaaatattaaaaatattaataaattaataatgtacatgaaatataattattacctaTTCCATCTATGTTTGTGAATCTATCCGCCTATTGTGAATAAACtttatctatctatctatccgCCTTTTGTGAATAAACTTTACTTTAGGTGCGAGGgctcttttttaaattgaggTTATTGAATGTAGtaaatatttgtatgtgtttcattttcctgCTTTATCTATAgttgggaaaataaataaataatcatttttaaaagtaaccattttttatgtgtaagattgttataattataatacgtCAAGTTGTTACAACTCtgattgctgttaaaaatgatagcctaatagtaataatataatttatttatactcatgaATTATCAATGAGTGTTATCTTTGCAattgctgttcttttttatgtttgttcaaaaattgttgcttttataATTATCATGTAAAAAAACGGTATTAAGACATAAtaatctattaatttgctcgtccacggcggttaaaacaggcgttcaaaaatggtgcttgggtttgtggtaaacaggcgttacgcgtaacgctagcgtaacgtagagggctgagccttacttttatcAAAAATACTGCTTGGGAATTTTAAAAGGCATGTAACGCTTCTCATATGTAACGTAGATcactgagccttacttttaccaattatatacccgctgcgcaaattcgagcagtttccagcgcagaaaatgcaccaaaatctgcgctggccagcgcagatttcgcctggtctcccgcgctggacttcagcgattcccgcgctgggtcgagcaagtttagcgccatctgtgggcgaaatggacgaactatttatggcggtggagcaaaaaaaacggtcaaattttttttaaaaaatggcgcccattttttcgtccgcttcttctccctccctcaccctgacCTGCCTTACtagcgcttctgcccgtgccttccgtcgccagctgattggttgttgtggtgtatgcgttggttcatatatgtgcattgcggttgtgtattgttattggtgggtgttagcatttattaatttgtgtgtgaccttgagacgctgtgggagaagctggattgggatttgaaGTGTTATCgctgtattgatggtttattttatttcgtgccgctgctgatgagaccattcgatgcccgtgccagttgagggtgaagaagcctatttaaaacaagcgtaggagaacgtctaacactaatctaatattttttaatttgaacatgtttgatgcttcaacgaccttctaagcatcatgaagcacagtgtatagtgactaaaaatatatttttttaatgtgccgaaatctttctcgagtttttgtgtctcgacacacacacacacgcacacagcgcggggaaagtgaccattcactctatcatgttcCGCTCCCCCACCCCGCCTGGCGttttggatgaggatgcgctgcAAGATAGCTGAACCAGCCTATcttccgataaggtagccgtaatggATCATGcggtaaggggggggggagtgggggggggggggttgtgaATGCGTATTCGcgttcgcgctttcgtggATGCAtgctcgcgtgcgcgctttcgtgggtgcgtgctcgcaTGCGCGctttcgggggtgcgtgctggcgtgcgcgcttttatgctcgcgggcgcgcgtacgtgcgtgtgtgcgtgcgtgcgtgcgtgcgcgcgttcatgcatgtgtgcgcgcgcgcgtgtgtgtgtgtgtgtgtgtgtgtatgtgtgtgtgtgtgtgtgtgtgtgcgagtttgcgcgtgcgtgtttgtgtgtgagtttgcgcgcgcgtgtttgtggaaactccaaaactatttgattctgatgcgtacattttcatccgctgcggctacaaagtccatgcattttcgatctcgctacctgagagacaacacaaccattggcattggcatctttgcgatagGCTCTGCtattgggggtattaaaaagacacacgatcaaagcaaacgtgcgtgttatatgtagcacatttacagtgaaccctctcttatttgacacctcttcaatttgaaaaacctctcttattttaacattttgcacagtcccttgatttccagtacatttttgttcctttaatttggaaaacctctgaaatctgtatccctcttatttgtgtatggtgttgccatggttattgaaagatgtgtgctcaaattggcgattctgttcgcagttacctatagcaacagttaaggctgcatactaaatgttctgtctctttcttgtttggattgacctttcattcacttttcacctctgtaatttgaaaacccctcttattcgacagtcccatcgcctctcaaataagagagggttcactgtatttctaattcagctagtggacccaagtggaaacaacattttgaattgaatttatacaaaagaggattctggatttgtttattacggtgcgcgtatggtgctgcacctgtccgtccagaatctggcggCTTGTTGGCTTGgagtcggtatcatgacgccgattgaccggcaatgccttggaatgggttcggatcggtaggttcatgttttggtcgagtgcattccgtccatttgtctcgtcacagcggtagcccggcagcaacaaagtcaagacaaactcttacccgggtgtggactgctacgcTAAGTtctttatattattattattattattattattggcgtactAGCCAaagcgatcatgccggccttttcaggacttgagtaccacgtagccggatagtcacctcttgatacggcggacggttcgtacgcggttagaacccacgacgggggtactgccacactgtctcctgctcgatgtatacgctgcaggcagggggaaggatgcactctacagtaaaaaaaaaacaccgtcatggaCCAGCGacggacctaacggtaggtggactaggcggtcgGCGATGATCTCTACAAATGGACAGAGTATCaacgacaagggcccccggaaagatggtctttagggctccgtggctggagaaccattcgcacctcccctccccccatggcgactacaattttagggcctgtgaccgatgatcgtaggggttccatggccacccccctcTCCATCCgtcggcaatttaagtatactgttcaatctcccaacagctgtgtgccactaCCCCTGCTCcctgtcatcagttaccattgacagggacctcaattcgtctttccgcctttcattaACACCTTccttctttgaccgatggatcataacattccggaaaaaacacatttggcgacagttgtgcacacacacgcacgctcatacctttgcgcagacggcacagcatatctgtgtaatctacaacatacgaaagcaaaagcttagtgtaacaaagttatctttaatgcttaacacgttcagatcgatgACAGGCCCCACTgcctgccagtgaactttccagcctgcgttctaggtgctggtggaaaggaaagttgatgaaaatcagcgccgagatgaacgtgttaatgcgaattaggatTCAGCGCGTTTCACatcaaaccctccagcgttagctagcgattccttagtcatttttacattgcag encodes the following:
- the LOC133392022 gene encoding histone H2B; translated protein: MAPKTSGKAAKKSGKAQKNISKSDKKKKRKTRKESYAIYIYKVLKQVHPDTGISSKAMSIMNSFVNDIFERIAAEASRLAHYNKRSTITSREIQTAVRLLLPGELAKHAVSEGTKAVTKYTSSK
- the LOC133392031 gene encoding histone H2A, yielding MSGRGKGGKVKGKAKSRSNRAGLQFPVGRIHRLLRKGNYAERVGAGAPVYLAAVMEYLAAEVLELAGNAARDNKKTRIIPRHLQLAIRNDEELNKLLSGVTIAQGGVLPNIQAVLLPKKTEKKA